Within the Miscanthus floridulus cultivar M001 chromosome 17, ASM1932011v1, whole genome shotgun sequence genome, the region gataaattggtaatagtgtggATCTGAAAttgttacagtaggttcctagcgaTATTagttgctcactgtaatttttgtagctccaaaataattagtttgctaaatagatcaTGATGCCCTAttccgaataaagattaaattgatagaatgagataaagaaacaacttgggtttacataactaaaataattgttgagaaatagcgtcttatttgacaacatggatatgtagcctttACGGTCGTCGTTgaaactagctcgttaacttgagaggcgtaaatcgtattttacaagtcacggttgcagttgattaattacgtctttgcattgcatcgcattgcatatcatataggtacgatgatggatcaatggatcaattgaaggatgattgggaatccaaagatgatgcaataagctttctattcagttgatggtgtatgatctaaagatgcagatactaactttttaatatatatcttacccaggcaagccccggtgcataacccctacttttctgtagtttaaattctatctgtgcattaagttttaaagagtttattgaaacccacttgtatatatatatttatcctatgagtcttactagtatgataggatcgtgtagatttcttgctataggactccgatagaagtcgagtgattgcatgtcactcgcgagaggtaggaaatatattactgaattattatcacttggaaaatataaatggtggaaaggaaattggtgaccgggtagggatatggtttggatattggtgggtgtagaaagttgtgtcgccgtggacgtgaggcatagcttggttacactactttccctgtctgtatcggttaaggaccggccgttgcataagtctcgaggcaagtcacagatttattatcccgagcacatacttgtgtatgggcgcttggaaggcttgttgctctcttgttatgggttccggctcttttcggaccaactatcagagttttgttttggtggaggaggtccttgcaccgtattgagtccgggactcaggggcggaggcttggagtcccagttttgacggggacctaggaccctaggatagGAGGAAGATGGGTtcgtcctgcttgtgccttgggtaaagcggggcgtgtgtttttggggtacccagctagaggcattgattcacgaatcgtcgagcaatccggtacggcttgtttttgggtctagcaccgtactaagaactaaaagataaaagatgaaagatggagaaaggaaatctgattgatTACCACCTGCTttaaagtagcacaggtgcttatatagaatggttagttaatgaaccaatgcggctattaataaaaaaatgaatataaggacgcacgcttagtaatgcttcctgcaaatgcaataaatccacaagccagatagacttgcatatccttagaatcttttcttttctcctgtcgggtaagtcttgctgagtacaattgaatacttagggttttattcctcctgttgcaggtgacaggtggacgctagagctgactcttgtgtgtggatacctcctggtgggctcagcgaggattcctttacgctacgatcgtagtttttatttataactttcaccaaatgcttttataaataaaagtttcataatctgttgtcgtagtttatatatcgatacttcatcatgtcatgattagatatttattttcgctgtaattctgatcatatgtttatattccgctgttcaattaaattgtttataactctgataatatgattgcaTTCcgatgttataataataaatattatactctgatgttgtattaaaagtgatataaaaaatagttaagaatgatgtaagctttattctctcatttgtgatcctgatggaaaaatatggatttttgggttctctcctggggtgtgcccgacagaactgtgtaatttaatgttctcccttgggtgcttagtgtctaatggaagacgagcacttctgaaaagcattagattaggcggttctgccacagatatatgctcactaggttgtaCATCTAGTTCATACATATAACGAGGCACATTTCCTTTAGTCCAATATAAATGAAGCATACTAAGTACAAGATCTCTAGTATATAATAACTAACTAAATAGATACTATCAATTCACTACTAAGTACTATTAACTAACTATGTCAAGTAACTATCTAACTAACTATATAACTATTTAACTATCTTATTAACTATATAACTATGTAACTAACTATATATCTAACTATGTAAAGTATCCATCAATTAACCTATCAATCTAAATATCTTTCTACCTATCTAAATCACTACCACACTAACTAACTAATAACCACTATTAAATaagaataaaattaaaaaaactaatGTACCTCGAGTGTAGGGGAGGCACAGCCGATCGACAAGAGGTAGAGACGGCTGGCGAAGAAGCTGTCATGCACCCACGTGTGCACCCGTCCGGCAATCGGAGCGACCAAGCTGGCGGGGGTGGGCAGCCACAGGAGACCGACAAACGGCACCCCGCTACCGGCATACGACCCCCGCTGCCCTTATGGAGCAGGCAAGGGAGGGCGGCGTAGCAGGATTCGGCTCAGTCGCGGTCGTCCGAGTTCGACGATTGGCAGGGCGCCGCGTGGCTCGACGTGCGGGGCGAGGATGGGCGCGGCGAGGCACACCCGGCCGGCACGGCATAGCACGGCGCGTGGGCTCGGTGGCCTGAGGCGCGCGTAGGGATGGGCGGGGTGGGGCGTGGCTGGCCGCGGCACTGGTGCTCGGGGCGGGCGCGGCTACCGGCGCGGAGCGGCGTGGCGCGCGGGGATGGGCGGGCTGGGCGTGGTTGGACGGCGCATAGGTCGGGGCGGCACAACGAGGAGCGGCGCTAGCGTCGGGCGTCGTCGTGCGGGCGGGAGACAGAGGCGTGAGAGAGAacgagagaggaagagaggagaggaaggaagagagaaagaaaacaGATCCACCTGTAAGGCCGGAACGGCGCCAAGATATTTGGCGCCGGGCTCGGTGCTAAGATCTGTGGCGCTCAGGTGCCTGTCAAGTCAGCGCCACGTTTTCATTGACGCCTACGTGGCCCCAAAACCTAAGCGCCAAATATACTGGCACCGAGATATGTTAGCTCGGCGTTAATAACCCTGGCGCCGAGGTGAGGGTCTAAATTTTAAAAAGCATACACCAGGGGCAgatttgtgaaaaactttaaaaaaggggcaaaaaacaaaaaacaatcgATGTTTCAAGCGAGAGGCAACTGGTCAGCTGGCTCTAGTTTGCTTGTGAGACTAAGGggccctttggcacggctcatcgaGCAGCTTCTAGAGCGGCTTTTGATGAAGCCGTGCCAAACGCTCGAGCCCAAAACGGCTTGCGACCGAGAGCCAGCAAAAGCCCCACAAAATGCGGTGAGACAGTTCCTCCGCCCGCCAGAAGCATAAAAAAGTGGCTTATTCCGGCTCCTCCACACTTTCCATCCTTGTCCCCGGCTTGCtctcctccccgccgccgcgccggccTCGAGCTCCGCCCCGCGCGACTTCGATCTCCCTGCACCGCTCCGCCGGCCTCGAgctccgccccaccgccggctccCTGCTCCGCCCCGCCGGCCTCGAGCTCTGCCCCGCGCAGCTTCGATCTCCCTGCACCGCTCCGTCGGCCTTGAGCTCCGCCCCACTGCCGGCCCCTCCCTgctccgccccaccgccggcctcgAGCTCCCCCACCAGCCTCCTGCTAcgcccgagagagagagagaggggagggagggagtggGTGACAGGATAAGGAGTGTGGCCATTCGgataaagagaagaaaagaaggggagaaggaaagaaaaaaaaagaaagaaaaagaaaagaaaaatgaagagaaaaaagaaaaaaaatagagaaaaaaatatAAGAGTATTTTGGATATTTGACATCTTCTTTACAATTAGGagaagccgttttgccaaacattTTCGTACAAATAAgccaaagcaaaaaaaaaaactgtttttCCACATGAGCCAGAGCCTGTTTTTTCACGAGTCAACGCCGTGCCAAACGGGCCCTAAGACCGAGCTCAGAGCGGCAGCACAGCCAAGCCATGGCGTACCGTCCCCCATCAATGTCTGCTGGTGGCCTTGGTCGCTCTTCTTGATGATTTGAGCGACGACCTCGTCTCCATGACGGTGGTCCTGGCTCTCATCACCGCCCAAGTGCCAAGGCTGAGGCTGCCATCAATTGCGAGTCTCTGTCTGCCCGTCCTCTCATCATCTCGCCATGCGCATGACCTGTTCGACGGAATGCCATGGTACACGCACACAGTGTAAAGAAGATGGTAGTGGAGGGGGATTTTGGTATTTTGGCAACCGGTGGCCCCCACATGGCAGCAAATTCATGGTGCTGCTTGCGCGCCTTATCCTCTCACACCACACCAGCAGCCTGCCCCGCGCCCACAATGCCAATGCCTCCAGCTCAGCTGGTAAAAAATCAGTCACCTGCCACCTGGCGATCAATGAAATGATCTAGCTCGTCAAACAAACCCTCTCCTGGATAGGAGTAGCAGAGGCATCAAGGACAGTGAACCAATCAAACTGTGCTGCCTGCGTTTGTGGCTTCTCTCTGCCTCTCCCCTCTTTCAAGGAGAGGGGCTTCTTGTCACCAATATCCATCTCTGCCTCTCCTTCAACCTTTGTTATCTTGCCCAAgatccctccctccctccatgaATTCCAGCAGAAGCCTCCTCTCGTCGCCCCTCTTTGCTAGCTCGTCTCCAAACTTCAGGAGCAGTACGTCCGTCTCCTCCTCCCCGTCCCCATCCCGCACCACAGGTATATATATCCTAGCCTATCCTTCTCGTTTCTAATCTGCAGATATTATCGAGTATGTATGTTGAGCTCATCGGCTACGATCTGGCAGCAGTTCCAATGATACATGACAACACCAGCAGAGCATCCACGGCGTGCCACTACTCACCGTCCCTTGTGGCAGAGGAGCAGCTTCACGGTTCCAAAGACCCCTTGACCTTGAAGGGCGAAAAGGCTTTGCTTGAGTTGCTGCTAGGCATGGTGTGCCATCACTCTATCTTGTTTCACCTTATACCTACTACTACACTTTCCTGGAGTATATATGCTCCTGATTTCATATTACTCCTGGGTTCTCCCTGCAGGCTCTGGACCAGCACGTCGACGGCGGGAAGCTCATGCCTGAGGATACTGATTTCGAGAGCTATTTAAAAGAAGCAACAAGCCGAGCGCTTTACCAGCCAGCATTCACGTACGGCAGCTTCTGTTTCCCTCTTCCAAAATATTTTGTAGTTTTATAGCTACGACTAATCCTTCCATTCCACCATTTTTTGACAGCCGCTGTTATGCGAATCACTCTTGCGATTATTCTGACCTAAATTTATTGGCAGTGAAGAGGATGATTCTACTTCGGAGAGCTCTTCAGCATCAATAGCCAAACCACCTGGGAGTTTGGATCTTGGCATGCTGACAAAGCAGGTGGAATTGCCAGCAGAAGAATCAGGCACTTCAGACACCCAGTTGGATGTACCACAGCCTCACCGGTTTGTTTCTTTCCACTTTCAAACACTCTTATGTGGTCAGATCAATGTAGAGGAACGCAACAACAAGCAATAAGGCTCTTTTATTATTCTAACACTTGACCATTGTGCTGCCACCAGTCTGGATCCAAACCATTCATACGAGGGACTGCTCAACAATGATCAAGTGTTTATTAGATCCACTCGGTTACTTGAGAGGAGATCTAAGAAACGCAACGCGTACAGGGCTTCGAGTAACGACGTTCCGTGCAGTGGTGTGAACCCAAAGAGAAAAGAGAAGTCAAAGAAGTTTGGCAGAGTTCTTGATCCAGATGAGCCTTTCAGGTTGTTTCTACGGGATCGAGAGACAACAGAGTTCTTGACAGCGAAAGAGGAGAAACAGATGTTCAGTCAAATACAGGCACAACTTCTTCTATTATCGCTGTCCTTCCTTAATGCCCAGATGTTCAGTTAAATTAATTACTGATGCAGAATTGTGATTTAATTTTGCACAGAATCTTATGAAGCTAGAGGAGGCTCAGCGTAAACTGCAAGCTCAATGTGGTCGTGAGCCAACAGTTGCAGAGTGGGCTCAAGCCGTAGGAATGAGCTGCAGGGAGTTGCACTCCTGTGTCCGCACTGGAAGACGGTGCCGAGAGAAGATGGCCCGCTCCAACTTTCGCCTTGTGATACATGTCGCTAGGAAATATGAAGGACATGGCCTTGACATTCAGGACCTGGTGCAGGTTTGACGCTTTTAGATTGCTTATTACGAGATTTTCTGGGGGTTACGAGATTTTCTTGGTTTTGAATGTGTGTCAGCTGTAATGCCAGGATGGATGTTGTGGGTTGATGAAAACCTTTGAGAAGTTCAACCCAAGCAAGGGATGCAGATTCCCGACCTATGCCTACTGGTGGATACGTCAATCGATCAAAAAGTCGATCTTCAAGAATTCGAGACTAATCCGATTGCCGGTATTAATTTTCTTCTAGTACTAGTGTTTGTATATATGGAAGTAATAGTACTTGTCAAGGCCGTACCCATGTATGGACATATCACATATCCTTGCTGATCCTGGCGGTTTATTTCTGTTGTGTATCCCTTGCATTGCAGGAGAGTGTGTTTGCACTCCTGAGGAAGGTGGGCAAAGCGAGGATGGAATGCATAATGGACGGGGAGCAGCCGACGAATGAGAACGTCGCAAGGCGTGCCGGCATCACAATTGAGAAGCTTGCGAAACTGAGAGCCAAAACCAGGAAACCACGGTCCATGCAGGATCGGGTTTGGTCAGATGACGGTGTCACATACCAGGTAAGTAACATTGCATGCATTGCATCCACTGATGGTGATGGATGATCCAAGCACTGCGTCTGCGTTCGTGCAGGAGATCACCGAGGACCCCAACATTGAGGCTCCTGAGGCGAGCGTGGACAGGCTGATGATGCAGCAGCAGGTGCGCAGCTTCCTGGCAGGGATGCTGAGCCCCCGGGAGAAGGAGATCATCGAGCACCGCTTCGGCATCCACGACGGGCAGCCCAAGACCCTTCATGTCATCGGCGACATGTATGGGCTGTCCAAGGAGAGGATCCGCCAGGTGCAGAACAAGGCCCTGGACAAGCTGAAAAACAGCATCTCGGCACAGGGCTTCCACGTCTACTTTGATTTGCTAACTTGAGCAGAGCACAGAAGCTGATGATGAGTCTCTTCAGCATATGCATTGTCTTGTCCATATATATGTACAAATttggcgtgttcgctggttggtttctgagctggtttggtctgactggtgctggtttgttgcgagaggaaaacactgttggctggttgaataagcctggctgaaaccaatacgCGAACAGTGCGATTGTTGAAAAACTGAAGGAACCCGCTCTTAGCATCTAGACTTGTATACATCACACATTCCCTTCCCAAACCCAAAGGGCAGAGGCAGCGAATGGAATTGCCGTGTATATCATATGTATAGATAGACGACAAATGCAAGCAGTATACACTTCACTACGGCAGATCCATTGCCGTCTGTTTCTTGATGTAATAAGTATATTTTCCTAGGCAAAATCAACAACAAAAACTGTTGCTACATACTGATACTGATACTGAACTTCCTTTGGGCTAGAGAACCGAGGTACACTTTCTTGATGTAATAAGTAGGAGTACCATGGTACTCCTGCTTGGCATGTTCTTTTGGAGTACAGTACATTGAATTTGCAATTTGGCATTCATTCATTCTTCTATCAATGGCTAGTCTTGTACTCCTATGACAGTACAAGTACTATCTGGTTGGTTGGCTGCACGAGGCTACAGCCAGCattatttaggccttgtttagattgaagaaaatttcaacccgatgaatagtagcactttcgtcttatttggtaaatattgtccaatcgtggaccaactaagctcaaaagattcatctcgtgatttccaactaaactgtgcaattagttatttttttacctacatttaatactccatgcaagcgtccaaaaattgatgtgatggagagagagtgaaaaaacttggaactttggagcaaactaaacaaggccttattcaTAATATAGGAGTAGTACCAGTTTGGTTGGTCCATTTGGAGCTGAGCAGACCAGGCATACACTGGCAGGCAATTGTCTGTCTACAACTGCGGGCTTTGCAGTCAGAAGGACCAGgctactaagggggtgtttggtttcagggactaatttttagtccctgtcacatcggatgtttggacactaatttggagtactaaatatattctaattaca harbors:
- the LOC136517493 gene encoding RNA polymerase sigma factor sigF, chloroplastic-like isoform X2; this encodes MNSSRSLLSSPLFASSSPNFRSSTSVSSSPSPSRTTVPMIHDNTSRASTACHYSPSLVAEEQLHGSKDPLTLKGEKALLELLLGMALDQHVDGGKLMPEDTDFESYLKEATSRALYQPAFTEEDDSTSESSSASIAKPPGSLDLGMLTKQVELPAEESGTSDTQLDVPQPHRLDPNHSYEGLLNNDQVFIRSTRLLERRSKKRNAYRASSNDVPCSGVNPKRKEKSKKFGRVLDPDEPFRLFLRDRETTEFLTAKEEKQMFSQIQNLMKLEEAQRKLQAQCGREPTVAEWAQAVGMSCRELHSCVRTGRRCREKMARSNFRLVIHVARKYEGHGLDIQDLVQDGCCGLMKTFEKFNPSKGCRFPTYAYWWIRQSIKKSIFKNSRLIRLPESVFALLRKVGKARMECIMDGEQPTNENVARRAGITIEKLAKLRAKTRKPRSMQDRVWSDDGVTYQEITEDPNIEAPEASVDRLMMQQQVRSFLAGMLSPREKEIIEHRFGIHDGQPKTLHVIGDMYGLSKERIRQVQNKALDKLKNSISAQGFHVYFDLLT
- the LOC136517493 gene encoding RNA polymerase sigma factor sigF, chloroplastic-like isoform X1; amino-acid sequence: MNSSRSLLSSPLFASSSPNFRSSTSVSSSPSPSRTTAVPMIHDNTSRASTACHYSPSLVAEEQLHGSKDPLTLKGEKALLELLLGMALDQHVDGGKLMPEDTDFESYLKEATSRALYQPAFTEEDDSTSESSSASIAKPPGSLDLGMLTKQVELPAEESGTSDTQLDVPQPHRLDPNHSYEGLLNNDQVFIRSTRLLERRSKKRNAYRASSNDVPCSGVNPKRKEKSKKFGRVLDPDEPFRLFLRDRETTEFLTAKEEKQMFSQIQNLMKLEEAQRKLQAQCGREPTVAEWAQAVGMSCRELHSCVRTGRRCREKMARSNFRLVIHVARKYEGHGLDIQDLVQDGCCGLMKTFEKFNPSKGCRFPTYAYWWIRQSIKKSIFKNSRLIRLPESVFALLRKVGKARMECIMDGEQPTNENVARRAGITIEKLAKLRAKTRKPRSMQDRVWSDDGVTYQEITEDPNIEAPEASVDRLMMQQQVRSFLAGMLSPREKEIIEHRFGIHDGQPKTLHVIGDMYGLSKERIRQVQNKALDKLKNSISAQGFHVYFDLLT